In Glycine max cultivar Williams 82 chromosome 15, Glycine_max_v4.0, whole genome shotgun sequence, the DNA window ttttaaaatatgataaaaataaactcaACCATCACGCCATTATATTTTAAGCTAttataaaatgaatcaaatattcataaaaaatgaatcaaaattatttaaaataataataatttaataattgacTAAACTTTTTcctatatgatattttaatgcacaatatataaataaacatatattgTTAAAATAGATCTTTATAAAGtctaaattatttaagatttaatataCATCATCATTATATCACATAATTTTAtccatgttattttttttttgcctaaaTAACTATATTTCgtatataataagaaaaaaagactgAAAGTATCCTTCACATGGATCGTTAAACTCCACCTCCGAAAGACCTTTCGGCTAAGAAAGACTAGTGCCTTTTGGGCTTTTCGGCTactatgtatattatattatatggtACTAAAGCTCATGATCCGAGAGAAATCGTCACGTATCATCTttggatttatttatttttaatctaaatcaCAGGTATTCTTTATGAAAAACAAacttattcaagttataaacaTCTACACTTCGCAGTGAGACTAACTTCccagcaaaaataaataaattatgcacAAAGCTCAAACTCAATcatttcttaatcaaataatagcATGGAACAATCACTGCCATAGTGATAATCGAAAATAGTCAAGACTgggaaataaaacataatttatagtAGTCTGCTGTGATGGTACATCAAAGTGATCTTGAACATTCTTAGTAATTACAGTACACTCAAATCTCAATGCTAAAATGGggaataaataattgaataaactgACGAATAATTTTATCTGTAATGTCAAACTCTGTCCGAATCACCCCTGAACTGGGAACAGTTACTATTCCTTGACCTACAGGAGCTACACAAACTGCAACAATTTAACAacacgtatttttttctttgggacAATTAACCACATGCAGCTATTTTACTGCCTCAATTATGATATTCTACACACTGAAAGCCCTAGAAGGCATCGGGAGGGAAACGCCCAGGAAAGGGGTTGTACTGTTGTGCCTGATTCAAATGCATTCGCAAAGCATAGTTATTCACCTGTCAACAAAGCCACAGGCACAGCATTCATCAGCATGTACAAAAAAGTTTTTTtgactaaagaaaaaaattgtggatgATTGTTAATCTTAGAATTTCATCCACAGACTAATCCCTTTGTCTGAAATAATGGACAGGTTGCAGTATAAAGTATTCTCTTATGTTAAGATGCAATAAACCCAGCATTGGCCCTGCCCTCTTTACAGTGCAAGCTCAGCCAGGCAAAAGGGAGGAAATTGGGAGATGACCTGTGAAAGGAAAATTCTCGCACTTAGACCTGTGGTTGATTGTAGATAGTGGATTTACTACCAAGCCTCAATCCCATGGGGAGGAGTACATGGCAGCATCCCCCACAATCATCATCATTGAGTCTAATATTTCAACAGTTAAAGCGTTCATGTCATTTCCTTTGTTTCTCTTCCATTTTGGAGAGGGAggggattaaaaaattatgcagATAAACTCAAATACAAGAACCATTGAAATGTTTTGATCAAAAAGTTAATCATGAACTAAACTGGGATAAAGCAGTACCTCAAGAGTTCTGATCTGCTCCTGATATTGAGACACCAACTGCTTCAACTGCTGcaactcttgatttttattctcATAATCAGAAAGACGTTCAAGTTGGATTCTGAAAGcacttttaaaacaatttttctcctTAGTCAACGCTTCAATTTGCTCCTtcagcatcaaattttcctgaAAGTAAAAACCTCTTATGAGTTACGACAACTACTATTACAAGTTCAAAACTTAAACTTCAGTTATtaacaaggttttaaattgcaatcGCAGTTGCGGTCACGTTAAGGTTTTTGTGATTATGGATATTATAGATTCTGCAATGCGGATTGTGGTCGATGCGATGTGAATTGTGCACACCTTAacacaattatattaaaatttcatgcaCTATTATATAATAATCCCATCCTATTAATATTTTCCCAATTCCCACCCCCACAAAGCCACACATCTCACTCTCACCACACATACGTTGAGATCAACCCATTCAGCCCAAATTCCCCAACCCTTGACCCCACATGGACACATGCTACTCATGCACACAGAGTCAAAAAACCCTGTTTCCAAATTCCCACTTCCATAATCCTCTTCCTGCACATGACCACAACCATCCAACTCACACATTCACCCACCCAAATAACACACACAATCAACTCTTCTCCTCCCTCAACACACAAAAGCTACATTAGTAGCTGCTGAGCAGAGATTGGGAAGTTGCAAACAGTAGTGGCCTGGTGGGTGAACGATGGACCTATGCTCATGAATCTTGATGAAGGGTGAAGCTGAAAACTACAAAGGTTACGAGTTTGAAGCAGGACTTTGGGGAAAAAATGTCTGACTCAGACAGAACGGCATTTTCAAAGCTGCAACACTGTTTAGTTACGGCCAAAATAATCGATTTCTTTTCACTCCACAATATCATCCTGTAACGGTAACCGTTTTGTTGTGCCCATTTTTTGTGTAACGTATTTAAACCTTTGTTATTAAAATCATCCAACTGCTGGTTCAACAATTCCTTGCCCATATATATCACGACTCACATGTTTATGTTGCTGTGCACTGAGAACATTTACTTATAGCTATAGGCAAGATGCGAACACGTAAGGGCGGGTAGGATTAATACAAACCTTAAAGGTGGATGTATCAGGCTAACTCATTAACGTCCATCACAAACTATTCTAATCAACAAGATAGTCTTCTAAAGGTATGTACTATGTACAGTTAATAAAAGCGATTGTAGCACAAACAAATACCCTTTGAAGAGCCGTTGTTGCCCCGGAACTTGCGTGTGCAGTGATTGATTTCTCTAGAACCTCGAGCAATCTAGCAGCACGGGACCTGGCATCATCAACACTAGTAGCACACGTCATCTCTCTAACAAACAAGTCAATCCATTCTGCTCCATCGGCGGGAAAATTGCCGGAAGCGGGCTGATCCCCAGAAGCAGAAGCATCGTCATTCTCTTCCAACGTGCCTGCAagttatttgaaaatcaaatcatCCAAAAtcctttttattaaatgttattaagaaaattacagCCGACAACAGCACAAAACGAACACCCAACTGAAATTCAAAACCCGTGGTTATGAATGATATATGTAATTCAGCCATAAATGAAAATCGATGATCCCTGATCTCTTAAAATTGAAACCTGTGTGGACGACATTAGGGAGGTCAGGTTGTGGAGCAATTTGAGAATTATCATCAGCAGATCCCAAACAGAGGCCGTGGAGGCTCTTGATGGCAGCATCTAGGTCATTGCCACATTCTTGGAGCGCTCTCTCGAGGacctaaaaaaaacaatgaagcaTGCATAGCAATGCaatgatttttaattcattgttaatatgaattaatgattaatgaatgaaaataaagaacaagAGAATGAAAAGCAAAACTGAAACCTGGTCATCCATATGAGGGAAGAGAGAGCGAAGGTGGTCGATGAGGGAAGGGAGAGAGAGGCGAATAGGGGAGGAGGAACAGCGGAGCCTCTTGGATACTGGCGGAGAAGGGGGAAGCTCTTCGAACAAAGATCTCTTGCTTCCGCACACCGCAGCAGACATCGTTCAATTACAACAATTGTGccgatttttcttcttcttcttctaatgtTCTTCTTCCCCCAATTCAATTCAATAGGGTTGGGTTGGGTTGGGGTGGATTAGGGTTGCTCACAAACCATGTATGCAAAGGAGGAGCGGAACGAGGAAGAAGGGGATTGGATTCCTTATTCCTAATGAATGGGTTTGGTTGATATTCGTCTCTTGGATAGGTCAAGTTCCCAACAAACAAGTTACGGCCACTTCTGCTCCTAACGTAACGGTGGTAACGTCATCCtcctaatatttttaatgtttaatttaataaaacaaatggatgcattaattaatatttcctCCTAGctcaaatataatcaaaataaaaataaatgtagtaCTTTTAAGATTCTTTATTAAGAATATTGAAACAATGACTGgaagaatttcaaaaaatactatACCCTAAAACTATACATTTATTAACGTTTTAAATATGTCCATTAATTTGAGTTACTAAATGTGTTTTGATAATAATTAACTCTGAGTTTACACTTTCAGTCCAAGTAGTaggaatggaaaaaaaaaaaaatcaagcccACATGGATTAAATATGCATGTATAGAAGATTAACATCCTAAGTGAATACATGCGTAGTctgtataagtttttttttttatcttcttattaACGAATAGAATACAAGAATCATAATACTCATATACTTTACTATTGATTCATTAATTATTGATGTTGGGATGTATTTTACTAGTGGGAATTGGGTCAAGGagattcatgagcagtgttttttttttcttttttacaatacaaaatttgttttctttcattaaatataagAGACATATAATCTTTGCatacaaaatctaaaatatagtataattttattttcaaatttcatagCAAATAAAGGATTTGTTTGATAAAGTATATTTTAGAAGAgtcgttgttttttttttttaaatgaagtatCCATggatataaaaaagaatcacaaataattttaaaacaggTACCCGACTGATAGTCGACACGAATTTTTCTTAATTGGGTGGGTAACAAGAAATCACTATCGATACTAGACTTAACTCGCTATGATCCCTAAGTCCAAAACTATGAATTTAATACATCAGAGAACAATTTAAATGAGCTAgacaaaatgagaaaaatcaaaacattttgaTGCTAGCtattacgtttttttttttaatcaacatgttatgtgcattcactttgtattttttttttctttccacaatttCATTTGCTTCATGTAGGACATTGATGTGaagaataaataaacaaaatgtcAAGTTAGAGATAGAAATTTGATATCAAACAATTTAACTTGAAGTTTTGGTAATTATGATATTTAACAATCTACTCATACACGAGGACATGACATAATGCAAACAATTATTACACAAGTGAGATTGCCATTAAGTGCACAAGAGTATACAAACAACTTTTTTTCATCACAAGAGtatgaaaataactttttttcaacCATAAGAAACCTTCATTCTACCATTCAATGTAATGGTAGAAGAGAAGTTTTTTTGTGATGAAATTATATGTAATCCTCCTAGTTTATTTGTCATATCCCATTCTTACAAGTTGGGACATTACTCTTTCCTTCAAGTTGATTTTTGGACTATTTGCCTTGTGTTGCCACTAATTTGAGATAGATATTTGAAAGGAAGGATTTATGTGGAATTCGACTCAACTTTATATTAAAGTTATTGATGAAGGGTGCAATAGAGCCCATTTATGCTATGCATTTGTAAGGAGCGCAGTTGATATGTTTGTACCTAAAAGGGACATTTCTTGCATGTGTATGTTGTATTGTTCTTTCATAGGTTTTAATTCGGGCTTTCAACCcttacaacacaaaaaaaaatgataaaatatttgaataaaaatatattaacaattgCTTTTACCATATTAAGATAGTCTGTACTTTCAATTtctaactaaaataaaatgttttaaatattttattcgaTGAAGTGAAAAATTAGTCTATCTCACAACTACCATGACATCAAAAGGCTTAAAACAACTTATAGTACTTCAAGCAACAAACAAAGATCTCCTGTTAGAGGCTGGAGTATAGTTGAGGTTGAATTTAAAGGATCTACTACTAGAGAAATACCTTTGGTTGCTAATCCTCTTGATAGTACAATTATAGCATCTAAATGTGCAAATGTTGTAACATGGGTTGGATTGGTTAAATCGTTTGCAGGTATATAAACTGTTTGAATGAAAGTTATGGACCATTCTTTGaaaaaagtgattatttattacaaaaaaaaaaacccatttcACTACTAAGAGTGGATTGATAACTCACATCAGAGGACATTCAACCTAATAAGAGAGATATGAGATATTAGATAAGatgtaaaaagaagaaaataattttatgtttacaggaaaaattaatgaataacaAAGTGGGATAGACAACACCGGAAATAAAGAAAGTTATTGAGTAACAATTGTCTCttgatttttgttaataataaatttatataaaatgtttttaatctattttatttcagtGATACAATAGGGATGTCTGAAAAAGTTGGGCCTATGACATTGGGGTGAAACATAGAGCCCAAGTAAAGATAACCCAACCCAATTGTGAAGGCTGTACATCAGAAAAGAGGTGGTACGTGCTACCATTAATAACGCCCAGGCAGTATCATTTGAGTTCCTCTTTCACTACCCAGTTAGCTCTGTTCATTTTACCTTTCATTTCACTCATAAACCCAAACCCTAGAACGAACCTACGAATACTTGTGCAGAGCCCGCCAAGGCTCTTCGTCCATTCCACCAAAAACATGCTCTGAAACTATCCCCAATCATCCCAATTTCAATTTCCGAAGGGTAGAGTAGAGTCTCTTCAACATTCAAGATGTGGAACAACGGCCAGATTCTGCCGCCTGGAACTTCCGTTCCTCCGATTCCTCCGCCTCCGGCCGCGCAACCCTCCTACACGGTGCTTCCACCGCCGCCTCCACCTCCAGCTCCCATGGAGACCGAGGCCGATGCAGAGGCGCGCCTCGAGGAGAAGGCTAGAAAATGGCAGCAGCTGAATTCCAAGCGGTACAGCGACAAGAGGAAATTCGGGTTTGTCGAGACGCAGAAAGAGGACATGCCTCCCGAACATGTCAGGAAAATCATCAGGCAAGTGTTCTTCCTTTCAGAATCTGAATCCTGCTCGTGAAACACAGTTAGTTGATGAACCTATTTATAAGTGAGATTGAAGTTGTTTGGTTTTGCTGGTGTGAGGATGCTGCGTTATAATACTACTACAATTTATGGTGCTGATAGTTTGTTAGGGTTAGCTGATAGCTTATTAGAAACTATGTTATTCCGTGTTGCGAACCGTGAAAAAGGATCTCCGAGACTATTTATTTTCCAATCTAATTATGGTGCTATAGTGTTTTAAATTGTAATTCTCTTTTTCAGGGATCATGGTGACATGTCCTCAAAGAAATATCGTCATGACAAACGTGTTTATCTTGGAGCACTTAAATTCATACCACATGCAGTTTACAAACTTCTGGAAAATATGCCTATGCCGTGGGAGCAGGTTTCAGTTCCTCATGTTTTGATCGATCTTTGCTGTCTGGTTTTCCTTCTCTTCATTTGATTCACTGTACTGTGTCCCGTACTAATAGTATCTTTAAATTTACTTTTGGAAAATGTAGGTCCGAGATGTGAAGGTCTTGTACCATATTTCTGGGGCTATCACATTTGTCAATGAAATACCATGGGTCGTTGAGCCTATTTATCTTGCTCAGGTTTGTTGTTCTATTCTCCTTCTACTGTATACATGCAGCAACTCCTCGAAGAAGTTACAGTTATAGATAAAGTCAGCTATGTTGTCTGTAATCTTGACACAGCAATTTTTTATCTCCATAATTTGGCACTAAACAAACTATTTTTGCAGTGGGGTACCATGTGGATCATGATGCGAAGGGAGAAAAGAGATCGTCGTCATTTTAAGAGGATGCGGTTTCCTCCATTTGATGATGAGGAGCCTCCACTAGACTATGCTGATAATCTTTTAGATGTTGATCCTCTAGAGCCAATTCAGCTGGAGCTAGATGAGGAGGAAGATTCTGCCGTGTATACTTGGTTTTATGACCATAAACCGCTTGTGAAAACAAAGCTCATAAATGGTCCTAGTTACCGGAAATGGCATCTTTCCCTTCCTATAATGGCAACTTTGCATCGGCTAGCTGGGCAGCTTCTTTCTGATTTAATTGACCGCAATTATTTCTACTTGTTTGACATGGAATCATTTTTTACAGCAAAGGCATTGAACATGTGCATACCCggtaattatttgttttgtgaatatatttattgctatttatatcAAAAAGTATTAATACTTAATGGATAATTACTGGGTTAGATATTGATTGTGTTATCCATTGAGTTAGATattgttaaatataaaattagataaCAATGCAGATTTTAATGAGCTGTAAAAGGCATAGAAAACTATGTTGCAAATAATATTATGCATATTTGAATTATATGGAGAGTCAAAAACCtgcattgatttttttgttattgatgtCCTCCAGGTGGACCTAAATTTGAGCCTCTCTACCGTGATATGGAAAAGGGAGATGAGGACTGGAATGAATTTAATGACATCAATAAACTCATTATAAGGTCACCACTTCGGACAGAGTATAGAATTGCTTTTCCTCACCTTTATAACAACAGGCCTCGGAAAGTAAAGCTTTGTGTGTATCATACTCCCATGATCATGTTTATAAAAGCTGAAGATCCTGATCTACCTGCATTTTATTATGATCCCCTGATACATCCAATAACCAGTGCTAACAAGGAGCGGCGTGAGAAGAGAGTTTATGAAGAGGATGACGATGATGATTGGATATTGCCAGATGGTGTGGAGCCTTTGCTTAAAGATACACAACTTTATACAGACACCACAGCTGCTGGTATCTCTTTGCTGTTTGCTCCTCGTCCTTTTAACATGAGATCTGGTCGCATGAGGCGGGCAGAGGATATTCCTCTTGTGTCAGAGTGGTATAAAGAGCATTGGTAAGTTGTGGCCTTGTATGATTTCTTGCATGTCATTTGTTTGTTAATTATGCACGTGACTTTGCATTTTCTCTTAAGAGTCTGATAGGAAaattgactatttttttaattgtccaACAGTCCTCCGTCATATCCAGTTAAAGTTCGAGTTAGTTATCAAAAGTTGCTGAAATGTTTTGTGTTGAATGAGCTGCATCATAGACCTCCCAAGGCTCAAAAAAAGAAGCACTTGTTCCGATCTCTCCAAGCAACAAAGTTTTTCCAAACCACTGAACTTGATTGGGTTGAGGCAGGTCTTCAAGTTTGTCGGCAGGGGTATAACATGCTGAATCTGCTGATACACAGGAAAAATTTGAACTACCTTCACcttgattataattttaatctaaagcCTGTGAAAACCTTGACTACAAAAGAGCGGAAGAAATCACGATTTGGTAATGCTTTCCATCTCTGTCGTGAGATCCTCCGATTGACGAAACTTGTGGTTGATGCCAATGTTCAGTTCCGTTTGGGGAATGTTGATGCTTTTCAGCTGGCAGATGGTCTGCAGTATACTTTTTCACATGTTGGACAGTTGACTGGTATGTATCGGTACAAGTACAGGCTTATGCGGCAAATAAGGATGTGCAAGGATCTGAAGCACTTGATTTACTACCGCTTTAACACTGGGCCTGTTGGGAAGGGACCTGGGTGTGGGTTTTGGGCACCGATGTGGAGGGTTTGGTTATTCTTTCTTCGTGGTATTGTGCCCCTTCTTGAACGATGGTTGGGCAATTTACTTGCACGGCAGTTTGAGGGGCGCCATTCAAAAGGAGTGGCTAAGACTGTAACTAAACAGCGTGTTGAGAGCCACTTTGACTTAGAGCTTCGGGCAGCAGTTATGCATGATGTGCTTGATGCCATGCCAggtaatcattttttatttaacaacatTTATTCTTTCTGATTTTGAGTTTCTTTTGACGGAGTGGTTTCTGCTATTTCTTTTCCCTATGGGATATACTAAAGTTAAGGTGTTTTCCTCCTTGATGGCAGAGGGTATAAAGCAAAATAAGGCAAGAACTATATTGCAACATTTGAGTGAGGCATGGCGATGCTGGAAAGCAAATATTCCTTGGAAGGTAAAAGactattttattgtattttgtagACTAATGATATTTCCGTTTCAGATTAATTTTGGAGAAATAGTCTCTTGATATGTCGAAAAAAGTGATTgttctttttgaaaataattaatccaaGCATGCACTAAATTGTATTGCTGGTGAATTAATGAAACTAAACACGTTGCTAGGTTAGTAATCTCCCAGAAAGCTGAAAAAATGCctttatttggaaaaaaagCTCATTCAAACACGCACTAAATTATATTGCTGGTGACTTAGTAAAACTAAACACATGTTGGTTTGGAGAGCACTTCTAAGATGTCTCGTTTGCTTGCCTATAAGCTGTTCTAGGTCCTGAGCATAGTGAGACACAATAAGCAACAGAAACTTGGTTCCAAAAGTTTTCTGAAATCTGATTCAAATATTGTAGCAAAGAGAGGCCATGCattttttgttctaaaaaatttatttggcgTTGTTTGAATTTGGTTCTCTCTTTCATGGTCTTGTTGATATATTTTGTAATGTGTAGGTTCCTGGTCTGCCTGTTCCCATTGAGAACATGATTCTTCGATATGTGAAATCAAAAGCAGACTGGTGGACAAATGTTGCTCATTATAATCGTGAGCGTATAAGAAGAGGTGCAACTGTGGATAAGACTGTTTGTCGTAAGAATCTTGGAAGATTGACACGCCTCTGGCTGAAGGCAGAACAGGTGTGTTTATTGTTCTCTatgattgatataatttttttgctgGCTCAGTTTTCAAAGAATTGTTGTTTGAGTTAGTTCtatagaaaatttaataattatctgTGAAGTCGCTTCCTTATCATTGATGCCTGTTGCAGGAACGCCAACACAATTATTTGAAAGATGGTCCATATGTTACTCCTGAAGAAGCTGTTGCCATCTATACAACAACTGTACATTGGTTGGAATCTAGGAAGTTCTCCCCTATTCCCTTTCCACCTTTATCATATAAGCATGATACCAAGCTGCTTATCCTTGCGCTTGAGAAGTTGAAAGAATCCTATAGTGTTGCTGTGAGGTTAAATCAACTGCAAAGAGAAGAGTTGGGGCTGATTGAGCAAGCTTATGACAATCCACATGAGGCATTATCGCGAATCAAGCGGCACTTGCTCACCCAGCGTGCATTCAAAGAAGTATGCcgatataattaatttagttagctTTAGGATGTCCATTCCTAGCACAGTACgagtataattttgttttgttttattttgacagGTTGGGATAGAGTTTATGGATTTATATAGCTACCTGATTCCAGTTTACGAGATAGAGCCTCTTGAGAAAATTACAGATGCATATCTGGATCAATACCTGTGGTATGAAGGTGACAAGCGTCATCTCTTCCCCAACTGGATCAAGCCAGCAGATTCAGAGCCTCCTCCCCTTTTAGTTTACAAATGGTGTCAAGGTATAAACAATTTGCAAAGTATATGGGACACCAGTGAGGGTCAGTGTGTTGTGATGCTGCAAACTAAGTTCGAGAAATTCTTTGAGAAGATTGATTTAACAATGCTAAACAGGTATGTGTTCATTTTGTAAATCACTCTGTGAATGTACTTGGTTATTTCTCtgctaaatttatttttgatgtcGCAGGCTTCTGCGACTGGTTCTAGACCATAATATTGCTGATTATGTCACTGCAAAGAACAATGTTGTGTTGTCATACAAGGATATGAGCCATACAAATTCATATGGTCTTATACGAGGCCTGCAGTTTGCTTCCTTTGTTGTTCAGTATTATGGGCTGGTATTAGATCTTTTACTTCTTGGACTGACTCGAGCCAGTGAGATTGCTGGCCCACCACAGATGCCAAACGAATTCATTACTTACTGGGATACAAAAGTTGAGACTAAGCATCCAATCAGGCTTTATTCTCGGTACATAGATCGGGTTCATATATTATTTCGTTTCACTCATGAGGAGGCTCGGGATCTCATTCAGCGGTATCTGACTGAGCACCCTGATCCTAACAATGAGAACATGGTGGGGTACAATAATAAGAAGTGTTGGCCAAGAGATGCTAGAATGAGGCTCATGAAACATGATGGTATTTGtttcttccttttatttatGTTGGCCTTTTGGtcttaatatatttaacattttaattgttataatttCAGTCAATCTTGGAAGGAGTGTCTTTTGGGATATGAAGAATCGTCTTCCTCGAAGCATCACAACATTGGAGTGGGAGAACAGTTTTGTTTCTGTTTACAGCAAGGATAATCCAAACTTGCTTTTTAGCATGTGAGTATTGATTAAttgttataatgtttttttttcccttccccTTTTTTCCATGTAATGTGAAATGGAAGAGGTTATGCATGTCATTGACCTTCACTTGGCATTGAAGTCTTTCAGAACTTTAAACTGGGCTTGGATGTCTAACCTGATATGATAGTGACTGAAAATATAGTTTTAATTGGTCTGGCTCTGTCAGTTGTGCTTCCCATAGGAAACTTTGCGTTTCTAATTGTTAATTTCCTTGGTACCAAATTGTCATTGATAGGTTGttgatctttttgtttttggggTTTTGGATTTTCCTTTAACCTATGTATATGATGAATGAAGCTATCTTTACTGACATCTGTCAATGACCTTTAGGTGTGGATTTGAAGTAAGGATACTTCCTAAAATTAGAATGACTCAAGAAGCATTCAGTAACACAAGAGATGGTGTCTGGAATCTCCAGAATGAACAGACGAAAGAAAGGACAGCTGTTGCTTTCTTACGAGTTGATGATGAGCACATGAAAGTGTTCGAGAATCGTGTGAGACAGATTCTTATGTCTTCCGGTTCTACTACATTCACAAAAATTGTCAATAAGTGGAATACAGCTTTAATAGGTAAGTGAAGTTGAATTGTAGGAGCTCTATTTAGAGGTTATCATCAGTTTACTTATTGTCTTTGATTCTTATCAGGACTCATGACTTATTTCCGGGAGGCAACTGTGCATACCCAAGAGTTGTTGGATTTGCTAGTcaaatgtgaaaataaaattcagactCGTATTAAGATTGGACTCAACTCAAAGATGCCTAGCAGGTAAataattagatatttttataattttattcataactaTTGGGTTTAAATGCTCAAATCTATGCTACTGTTTCTTTATCAGGTTTCCACCTGTCATTTTCTACACCCCTAAAGAAATTGGAGGGCTTGGAATGTTGTCCATGGGTCACATTTTGATTCCACAAAGTGATCTCCGATACAGTCAGCAGACAGATGTTGGAGTAACCCACTTCAGGAGTGGGATGAGTCATGAGGAGGACCAACTGATTCCCAACCTTTATCGTTATATACAGGTGAACCTCAATTCTTTCCTTGTTAAATGCAATAATCTGTGTGCATTTGCCTTCTGCATATGATTTATGTAGAttcatatatttgaatatttgcaTGTACTTCATATTTTTATGTTCTCGTGGTTCATGCAGCCTTGGGAGAGCGAG includes these proteins:
- the LOC100815998 gene encoding uncharacterized protein LOC100815998, coding for MSAAVCGSKRSLFEELPPSPPVSKRLRCSSSPIRLSLPSLIDHLRSLFPHMDDQVLERALQECGNDLDAAIKSLHGLCLGSADDNSQIAPQPDLPNVVHTGTLEENDDASASGDQPASGNFPADGAEWIDLFVREMTCATSVDDARSRAARLLEVLEKSITAHASSGATTALQRENLMLKEQIEALTKEKNCFKSAFRIQLERLSDYENKNQELQQLKQLVSQYQEQIRTLEVNNYALRMHLNQAQQYNPFPGRFPPDAF
- the LOC100815998 gene encoding uncharacterized protein isoform X1, translating into MSAAVCGSKRSLFEELPPSPPVSKRLRCSSSPIRLSLPSLIDHLRSLFPHMDDQVLERALQECGNDLDAAIKSLHGLCLGSADDNSQIAPQPDLPNVVHTGTLEENDDASASGDQPASGNFPADGAEWIDLFVREMTCATSVDDARSRAARLLEVLEKSITAHASSGATTALQRENLMLKEQIEALTKEKNCFKSAFRIQLERLSDYENKNQELQQLKQLVSQYQEQIRTLEVISQFPPFCLAELAL